One Candida dubliniensis CD36 chromosome 1, complete sequence genomic region harbors:
- a CDS encoding cystathionine gamma-synthase, putative (Similar to S. cerevisiae STR2;~Similar to S. pombe STR2;~Similar to C. albicans STR2) — protein sequence MPSQEIGVPIPNLPHAVSVTLPTWEATVGYEEGEDWVVSKMNSGYPRFFIHSSIQKLCSNLEKKYGRDGERCMCFPSYKVAKRCREFIKTHTINPTSFKIRVLQLSTLEPTNDNEKSTRIGATIGVVFFPRSEYHLAKNYWQHSGEGISSRMGEYILKELFEKDNDNSNGTDVSKLKGNLKQELQSLQIQSRSPSISASRASSASGYNIDDVNRDFDSFIEQKYGRVLDLKFANEAKAALRRRIAGKADKSTERLEELERAKRGKHLNENDVYLFPSGMASIFYAHHALLNISKQPKKSVCFGFPYVDTLNILKKFGPGVHFLGLGDDASLDKLEEELSQGLDILALFCECPSNPLLKTPNLNRIRQLADKYNFAIVIDETVGNFINIHVLPFADMVASSLTKVFSGDSNVLGGSLILNPDSKYYNILKQFFNKEYEDLFWAEDALWLERNSRDFVERVHKIDDTSEKVVALLQKSPLISQIYYPSVSDTKKYYDVIKNEGGGYGGLISFLFKQPQQAVKFFNAVNLHKGPSLGTNFTLACPYAILAHYQELDEISQWGVDRNLIRISIGLEDPIELLDVLQKSLDESI from the coding sequence ATGCCTTCACAGGAAATAGGGGTGCCAATCCCAAATCTACCACATGCTGTTTCTGTGACTTTACCAACATGGGAAGCAACTGTTGGATATGAAGAAGGTGAAGATTGGGTAGTTTCGAAAATGAATTCAGGTTATCCACGATTCTTTATTCATTCgtcaattcaaaaattgtgctccaatttagaaaaaaaatatggtCGAGATGGGGAAAGATGTATGTGTTTCCCAAGTTATAAAGTAGCTAAACGATGTCgtgaatttattaaaactCATACTATTAATCCAACATCATTTAAGATTCGAGTATTACAATTGAGCACACTTGAACCAAccaatgataatgaaaaatccACTAGGATAGGAGCCACTATTGGGGTGGTTTTTTTCCCTAGATCAGAATACCATTTGGCAAAGAATTATTGGCAACATTCGGGTGAAGGTATTTCATCAAGAATGGGGGAATATATCTTAAAggaattatttgaaaaagataatgataattcaaatggTACTGATGTTTCTAAGTTGAAAGGAAACCTCAAACAAGAACTCCAATCTTTACAAATTCAAAGTCGTTCTCCCTCAATTTCTGCATCTCGAGCATCTAGTGCTTCTGGATATAATATCGATGATGTTAATCGTGATTTTGATTCGTttattgaacaaaaatATGGTCGAGTTttagatttgaaatttgccAATGAAGCAAAAGCAGCTttgagaagaagaattgcTGGTAAGGCAGATAAATCAACTGAACGActtgaagaattagaaaGGGCGAAAAGAGGTAAAcatttaaatgaaaatgatgtATATTTATTTCCTTCAGGGATGGCATCTATATTTTATGCTCATCATGCATTACTCAATATTTCCAAACAACCTAAAAAATCTGTTTGTTTTGGATTCCCTTATGTTGATACtttgaatatattgaagaaatttgGTCCAGGGGTACATTTCCTTGGATTAGGTGATGATGCATCTTTAGATaaattggaagaagaattaagTCAAGGATTGGATATATTGGCACTTTTCTGTGAATGCCCATCAAATCCACTTTTGAAAACTCCAAATTTAAATAGAATAAGACAATTGGCcgataaatataattttgcCATTGTTATAGATGAAACTGTTggtaatttcattaatattcaTGTGTTACCATTTGCTGATATGGTGGCATCTTCATTAACTAAAGTATTTTCAGGTGATTCAAATGTTTTAGGTGGATCTTTAATATTGAATCCAGATTctaaatattataatattttgaaacaatttttcaataaagaatatgaagatttattttGGGCTGAAGATGCTCTTTGGTTAGAACGTAATTCACGTGATTTCGTTGAAAGGGTacataaaattgatgatactTCGGAAAAAGTGGTTGCATTACTCCAAAAGAGTCCATTAATTTctcaaatttattatcctAGTGTTTCTGATACGAAAAAATATTATGATGTCATAAAGAATGAAGGTGGTGGATATGGAGGATTGATatcatttttgtttaaacAACCTCAACAAGCtgtcaaatttttcaatgcaGTAAATCTTCACAAGGGACCTTCTTTAGGTACAAATTTCACTTTGGCATGTCCTTATGCTATATTAGCTCATTATCAAGAATTAGATGAGATTTCTCAATGGGGAGTCGATAGAAATTTGATCCGTATAAGTATTGGATTAGAAGACCCCATTGAATTGTTAGATGTATTACAAAAAAGTTTGGATGAAAGTATATAG
- a CDS encoding ATF1-like transcription factor, putative (Similar to S. pombe ATF1;~spliced gene) has protein sequence MSSDHKSKFDLELNPFERSFATKESSSVSLNELAAASNNDAISEVNSVATSGSSIKNGSSSNKHNLHIPNISSVNQQQGVNGKLPGITPPLFTPGGRRLPPIGLSPGGTTTRQYSNSTNSGSLPSNPDTLGSSIWGVLPTNQTFQQQQQQQQQQQSQPQPHNFNQFMSGMRKTGLTPNESNIRSGLTPGGLNNFGFGSNLVPGLSTPGALLNGPITPGLSSLLGITQTPSSLLIPTTSSFSQNNSSHLVQPTTNNSVGPIPESTALGSQVNIPQTQQLQSDQSSQAIVGGLPPSQPQPQQHQQQPVIAQQIHTIPENQSIAFDIIPESKPASSETTNLETDLATTNTTTKKRKNDTAGASNKKPKVTKGKKKEPKSKSKGKNNRELNEDDHQNSLNKAEGESVSQKENGIEENHNVEVEPNEGHLENGDETTSTKSNNNTTTTTTTTTNGTTTTTPTTTKSKNRKNSSTTLTEEDKRKNFLERNRVAASKCRQRKKLLIQKMEEELEFYSNGYRELSAEVNKLRGAILLLKKKHNIQDEIIDGLLSKPNTVPTNVTSIPSTIPTTLNPT, from the exons ATGTCCAGTGAC cataaatccaaatttgatttagaaCTTAATCCTTTCGAAAGATCATTTGCTACTAAAGAATCTTCGAGTGTATCGTTAAATGAGTTGGCAGCAGCTTCAAATAATGACGCTATTTCTGAAGTAAATAGTGTGGCCACTAGTGGATCATCAATAAAGAATGGCAGTTCCAGCAATAAACACAACCTACATATTCCTAATATCTCCAGTGtcaaccaacaacaaggTGTTAATGGTAAATTACCAGGTATTACGCCTCCTTTGTTTACACCTGGAGGAAGAAGATTGCCACCTATAGGATTATCTCCCGGTGGCACAACAACCAGACAGTATTCAAACAGCACAAATAGTGGGAGTTTACCAAGTAACCCCGATACTCTTGGTTCGAGCATATGGGGTGTATTACCTACTAATCAAacttttcaacaacaacaacaacaacaacaacaacagcagtCTCAGCCTCAGCCTCATAATTTCAACCAATTTATGTCAGGAATGCGTAAAACCGGATTAACACCAAACGAATCAAATATTAGACTGGGATTAACACCTGGTGGTTTAAATAACTTTGGATTTGGTAGTAATTTAGTTCCTGGTTTATCCACTCCAGGCGCATTATTGAATGGACCCATTACGCCTGGGTTATCCAGTTTATTAGGTATTACACAAACCCCTCTGAGTTTATTAATCCCTACTACAAGCAGCTTTCTGCAAAATAATCTGTCCCATTTAGTTCAACCAACTACAAATAACTCAGTGGGACCAATACCAGAGTCAACTGCTCTTGGTTCTCAAGTAAATATTCCTCAAACTCAACAACTTCAACTGGACCAATCATCTCAAGCGATTGTTGGTGGACTTCCGCCatcacaaccacaaccacaacagcATCAACAGCAACCAGTGATAGCACAACAAATTCATACTATTCCAGAGAACCAATCTATTGCATTTGATATAATTCCTGAATCGAAGCCTGCTTCATCAGAAACAACCAACTTGGAAACTGACTTAGCTACTACGAACACTActaccaaaaaaagaaagaatgaCACTGCTGGTGCAAGTAATAAAAAGCCTAAAGTTACCAAGGGCAAGAAAAAAGAACcgaaatcaaaatcaaaggGTAAAAACAATCGAGAATTGAATGAAGATGATCACCAGAATTCATTGAATAAAGCAGAGGGCGAGAGTGTATctcaaaaagaaaatggcATTGAAGAAAACCATAATGTAGAAGTAGAACCAAATGAAGGACATTTAGAAAATGGGGATGAAACAACATCCactaaatcaaacaataacaccaccaccactaccactaccaccaccaatggcacaacaacaacaacaccaacaactaCTAAATCCAAAAATAGGAAGAATTCTTCTACAACTCTTactgaagaagataaaCGGAAAAATTTCCTTGAACGAAATCGTGTTGCTGCATCTAAATGTCGTCAACgtaaaaaattattaattcaaaaaatggaggaagaattagaattttattcaaatggTTATAGAGAATTATCTGCTGAAGTAAATAAATTACGTGGTGCCATATtacttttaaaaaaaaaacataatattcaagatgaaattattgatggATTATTACTGAAACCAAATACTGTTCCAACAAACGTTACATCAATTCCATCAACTATACCAACTACTTTAAATCCTACATAG
- a CDS encoding weak acid response element-binding transcriptional factor, putative (Similar to S. cerevisiae WAR1;~Similar to C. albicans WAR1): MSEIVPEKQSDDGISPSASNGTNTNNPLNNTGQQISKPEESNKKPKVTRRSVACKSCHSLKVKCTPSDPNNPSAPCVRCINANRICEIDLNQTRKRRKKSEILEAKRQAGQSLSENKREKKTSTQSGYNSSDSYSSSIRNTNDPSLTSRYHSPMTFDPTSPMVFRPQAGSAVPPIPSNLNPVSTAPTPTPTPGVPPPQLPSPHDSALLRGNTTSPMSKDDEINQLKQRIRVLEIELANKRLLANRKGFSTDSPTDLQSPPFISKFDLESEVSILAESSAKLTDLTNQLNEAASRRIQLVSAKKPVDLISKGVITVAEAEERLKLYREQIYGRHPLIAIPDNMHAEEFSQSQPFLFNSIMSACNLITKNADKDVVLAIDNEAMTSVAVEVMVVGTKSVELVKAFSVLCLYYNSPELFKQRRYHMLNTICVSLLHDVGIFARPTYSFNQAEGTLKQDIGSKDKGNDEYRELVLITYFVTVSTCLVLRRSIYARWTPYVEECCSLLENSPQEKHRRLALFARMNNKLDKIHHIVHAPEMPGRKSGASQYVIQELQRLLSELKLKIKDNQHALLSYYYSVEAYLHEPILTKVFKSDTELDGKAMKSICYCTSSCLNALDEYSKLTPDQVALLPFPFGSRIMYTAGMLLRLRYFILSLPSHIDKELVPKRAVTSIQCVSKLVEQANILNPHNHYLTKMRLVLQLFIQTYATQVLELLSKNGNTPQNFKPDESETQQLRALAREYNDIRKVSKVSLVSDTRSAEPLDVLSYAATFRRDNNDKNNTPGSPRKSFSENDQTIKTPSQYGQFASANNTPAPQVINSPPITQTNVHIPQQSRSITNGNNRNGTQLSFTNTTTPSLHQFGDVVPPSSMPQPDYRQFRLPSISNTVHYSSNPRLNANLANPDQLENSYQVLNDEFWSNLLSTDSTDRINFTSNNFNGNIGNDEVFFMNN; encoded by the coding sequence ATGTCGGAAATTGTACCGGAAAAACAACTGGATGATGGTATATCACCTAGCGCCAGTAACGGTACTAATACAAACAATCCATTAAATAACACGGGTCAACAAATCTCCAAACCAGAAGAATCTAACAAAAAACCCAAAGTCACTAGAAGATCCGTAGCATGCAAAAGCTGTCATTCTTTAAAAGTGAAATGCACACCCTCAGATCCTAATAATCCCAGTGCCCCCTGTGTTAGATGTATTAATGCAAATAGAATTTGTGAAATAGATTTAAATCAAAccagaaaaagaagaaagaaatcaGAAATCTTGGAAGCGAAAAGACAAGCAGGACAGAGTTTATCAGAAAAtaaaagagagaaaaagacGTCCACTCAATCGGGTTACAATAGTTCTGACAGTTATAGTAGCAGCATTAGAAATACAAACGATCCCCTGTTAACATCAAGATATCATTCGCCAATGACTTTTGATCCCACGTCTCCTATGGTATTCAGGCCTCAAGCTGGTTCTGCTGTTCCTCCAATTCCAAGTAATCTCAATCCAGTTTCAACGGCACCTACtccaacaccaacaccagGCGTCCCTCCTCCTCAATTACCTTCGCCACATGATTCGGCATTATTAAGAGGAAACACCACCTCTCCAATGTCaaaagatgatgaaatcaaccaattaaAACAGAGAATACGGGTTTTAGAGATTGAGCTAGCTAATAAGCGTTTACTCGCTAATAGGAAAGGTTTTAGTACTGACTCACCAACAGACTTGCAATCTCCACCCTTTATTTCCAAATTCGATTTAGAGAGTGAAGTAAGCATTTTAGCAGAATCGTCTGCTAAATTAACTGATTTGactaatcaattgaatgaagCAGCATCAAGGAGGATCCAATTGGTTTCTGCCAAGAAGCCGGTGGACTTGATTTCAAAGGGGGTAATCACTGTTGCCGAGGCTGAGGAGAGATTAAAACTTTATCGTGAACAGATATATGGCCGACATCCATTAATTGCAATACCCGATAACATGCACGCTGAAGAATTTCTGCAAAGTCAACCGTTTTTATTCAATAGTATCATGTCTGCTTGTAACTTGATTACTAAAAATGCCGATAAAGATGTTGTTTTAGCAATTGACAACGAAGCAATGACCTCCGTTGCGGTAGAAGTAATGGTTGTCGGTACAAAATCAGTTGAGCTAGTGAAAGCCTTTCTGGTATTATGTTTGTATTATAACTCACCTGAGTTATTCAAACAACGTCGGTATCACATGTTGAATACAATATGTGTTTCATTGTTACATGACGTGGGAATCTTTGCTAGACCGACTTATTCATTCAACCAAGCTGAAGGAACACTTAAGCAAGACATTGGTTCTAAAGACAAAGGTAATGACGAATACCGTGAATTGGTTTTAATTACTTATTTTGTCACCGTAAGCACATGTCTTGTGTTGCGGAGATCTATTTATGCCAGATGGACACCATATGTCGAAGAATGTTGTTCTCTTCTCGAAAACTCTCCACAAGAGAAACATAGACGGTTGGCGCTATTTGCTCGAATGAATAATAAGTTGGATAAAATCCATCACATTGTCCATGCACCGGAAATGCCAGGACGGAAATCGGGAGCATCACAATATGTTATCCAGGAATTGCAACGTTTATTATCcgaattgaaattgaaaatcaaagaCAATCAACATGCATTATTATCGTACTATTATTCTGTTGAGGCATATTTACATGAACCGATATTGActaaagttttcaaaagcGATACTGAACTCGATGGGAAGGCAATGAAATCGATATGCTACTGCACAAGCTCGTGTTTAAATGCATTAGACGAGTATAGTAAGTTAACTCCTGACCAAGTTGCATTATTGCCGTTCCCCTTTGGATCCAGAATAATGTATACAGCTGGTATGTTACTTCGTTTGCggtattttattttgtcgTTGCCATCTCATATTGACAAAGAGTTAGTTCCTAAACGAGCAGTAACTTCAATCCAGTGTGTTAGTAAATTAGTGGAACAAGCGAATATCTTAAATCCtcataatcattatttgaCAAAGATGAGATTAGTTttacaattatttattcaaacaTATGCTACTCAGGTACTTGAGTTGTTAAGTAAGAATGGGAATACACCGCAAAACTTTAAACCTGATGAATCTGAAACTCAACAGTTGCGGGCATTAGCTCGTGAATATAACGATATTCGTAAGGTTAGCAAAGTGTCATTAGTTTCAGATACAAGAAGTGCAGAGCCATTGGATGTGTTGTCATATGCAGCAACTTTCAGACGAGATAAcaatgataaaaataatactcCAGGATCTCCAAGAAAGTCTTTTTCAGAAAATGATCAAACTATTAAAACGCCCTCACAGTATGGACAATTTGCATCAGCAAATAATACACCAGCACCACAAGTGATCAATTCTCCCCCCATTACCCAAACAAATGTACACATCCCACAACAATCACGGTCAATAACGAATGGCAATAATAGGAATGGTACTCAATTATCTTTTactaatactactactcCTTCATTACATCAATTTGGAGATGTTGTACCGCCTTCATCGATGCCCCAACCAGACTATAGACAATTTAGATTACCGTCGATATCAAATACCGTACATTATTCTTCCAATCCAAGATTAAATGCCAATTTAGCCAACCCCGACCAACTAGAGAATTCATATCAAGtattaaatgatgaattttgGTCGAATTTGTTGAGTACAGATTCTACTGATCGTATTAATTTTACAAGTAATAACTTTAATGGTAATATCGGTAATGATGAAGTATTTTTTATGAACAATTGA
- a CDS encoding endoplasmic reticulum mannosyl-oligosaccharide 1,2-alpha-mannosidase (Similar to C. albicans MNS1;~Similar to S. cerevisiae MNS1): MLLKGFMLSLVLYAVYHLASNGGQFSFDFSGHSKWERAQSEVRQAMLDSWHTYEKYGWGYDVYHPIKQEGENMGPKPLGWMIVDSLDTLMIMDCPEEVSRARDWIKNDLDYTFDYNVNTFETTIRMLGGLLSAYHFSNDDVYLDKAVQLANALHGAYDSPSGIPYSSVNLKSGKGIKNHVDNGASSTAEAATVQLEMKYLSKLTGEILWWNLAEKVMQVLESNKPQDGLVPIYVNPDTGKYQGHLIRLGSRGDSYYEYLLKQYLQTNKQELVYWDMYRESVEGVKKHLVSDSYPSGLTFVGELDNGIGGRLSTKMDHLVCFYGGLLALGATGGLTLNEAQSLKSWNEEREADFKLGEELTYTCYKMYHDVTPTGLSPEIVVFNEDTSKSKDFTIKPMDRHNLQRPETVESLFYLYRLTGNVKYREMGYEIFQNFIKYTKVVNSEGEVSFASLSDVTSLDSNGLPKFKDNTESFWWAETLKYLYLLFDDNNKIPLTEYVFNTEAHPFPRFDTNDYFKTGWRRKIDENEKAQMRESKVIDKSHLPEAQPVDKSADQEAKEIIEEIAG, encoded by the coding sequence ATGCTATTGAAAGGTTTTATGTTGTCTTTAGTATTATATGCAGTTTACCATTTAGCATCGAATGGTGGGCAATTCctgtttgatttttcagGTCACTCGAAATGGGAAAGAGCTCAACTGGAAGTACGTCAAGCCATGTTGGATTCATGGCATACTTATGAAAAGTATGGGTGGGGTTATGATGTTTATCATCCAATTAAACAAGAAGGAGAAAATATGGGTCCAAAACCATTGGGATGGATGATTGTAGATTCTTTGGACACTTTGATGATTATGGATTGTCCTGAAGAAGTTAGTCGAGCTAGAGATTGGATCAAGAATGATTTGGATTACACCTTTGATTATAATGTTAACACATTCGAAACCACCATTAGAATGCTTGGTGGGTTATTATCAGCCTATCATTTTAGCAATGACGATGTCTATTTAGATAAAGCAGTACAATTAGCAAATGCATTACATGGTGCCTATGATAGTCCATCAGGAATACCATATCTGTCGgtcaatttgaaatcaggCAAAGGTATAAAGAATCATGTTGATAATGGTGCATCATCTACTGCTGAAGCTGCGACTGTTCAATTGGAAATGAAGTATTTGTCCAAATTGACAGGAGAAATTTTGTGGTGGAATTTGGCAGAAAAAGTAATGCAAGTTTTGGAAAGTAATAAACCTCAAGATGGCTTGGTGCCAATTTACGTCAACCCTGACACTGGTAAATATCAAGGTCATTTGATCAGATTGGGATCACGTGGAGATTCTTATTATGAATATTTGTTGAAGCAATACTTGCAAACAAATAAGCAAGAGCTTGTGTATTGGGATATGTATCGTGAATCGGTTGAAGGTGTTAAGAAACATCTTGTTAGTGATTCTTATCCTTCGGGATTGACATTTGTTGGTGAATTAGATAATGGAATTGGTGGTAGGCTTTCAACCAAGATGGATCATTTAGTTTGTTTTTACGGTGGATTGTTAGCTCTTGGTGCTACTGGAGGGTTGACATTAAATGAAGCCCAAAGCTTAAAATCGTGGAATGAGGAAAGGGAAGCCGACTTTAAACTTGGTGAAGAGTTGACTTATACTTGTTATAAAATGTACCACGATGTTACACCAACTGGATTGTCACcagaaattgttgtttttaatGAAGACACTTCAAAATCTAAAGATTTTACTATTAAACCTATGGACAGACATAATTTGCAACGTCCTGAAACGGTTGAATCGTTGTTTTATCTTTATAGATTAACTGGTAATGTCAAATATCGTGAAATGGGATATGagattttccaaaatttcatcaaatacACTAAGGTTGTTAATTCAGAAGGTGAAGTTTCTTTTGCCTCACTTTCCGATGTCACTTCATTAGACTCCAATGGTTTACCTAAATTTAAAGATAATACTGAATCATTCTGGTGGGCAGAAactttgaaatatttgtatCTTTTGTTTGATGATAACAATAAGATTCCATTAACTGAATATGTCTTTAACACTGAAGCACATCCATTCCCTAGATTTGATACTAATGATTATTTTAAAACTGGTTGGAGAAGAAAGATTGATGAGAATGAAAAGGCACAAATGAGAGAATCAAAAGTTATTGATAAAAGTCATCTTCCGGAAGCTCAACCAGTTGATAAATCTGCTGATCAAGAAGCTAAAGAgattattgaagaaattgctGGGTAA